The following are from one region of the Acomys russatus chromosome 32, mAcoRus1.1, whole genome shotgun sequence genome:
- the C32H3orf62 gene encoding uncharacterized protein C3orf62 homolog, with product MVTFREMSEKLRRCRKELTAAIDRAFEGVRHSQECTGQQRLDAPSLSSLPVHRLLCRNPLVACPSAVPCPGPSCAPENENPAFAPHHVPVNAKPQPLYPKRKPLTSKENVLMHSSILARERQFWRAAGDGENWRKESLRKDMERDLKVDSNMLLSSSSQEVTKDLLDMIDHTSIRTIEELAGKLEFENELNRVCGRCQDSPFKEEAWALLVDESPQKALDADPSSLKQALDDQNIVETVLDLEEDYNLMTSFKYQIE from the exons ATGGTCACTTTTAGGGAAATGTCTGAAAAACTACGAAGATGCAGAAAGGAGCTGACTGCTGCCATAGACCGAGCCTTTGAAGGAGTCAGGCATTCCCAGGAGTGCACAGGCCAGCAGAGGCTCGACGCCCCGTCACTCTCCTCCCTGCCGGTGCACAGGCTCCTCTGCAGAAACCCACTGGTAGCTTGCCCCTCTGCTGTCCCCTGCCCTGGTCCCTCATGTGCCCCTGAGAATGAGAACCCTGCCTTTGCACCACACCATGTCCCAGTTAATGCAAAACCACAGCCTTTATACCCCAAAAGAAAACCTCTGACCAGCAAGGAAAATGTGTTGATGCACTCTTCTATTTTGGCACGTGAGAGACAGTTTTGGAGAGCTGCAGGAGATGGGGAaaactggagaaaagaaagcttaAG gaaggatatggagagagaTTTAAAAGTTGACTCAAATATGCTGCTCAGCAGTTCTAGCCAAGAGGTCACAAAGGACCTGCTAGATATGATCG ACCATACAAGTATCAGAACTATTGAAGAACTGGCTGGAAAACTAGAATTTGAGAATGAATTGAACCGTGTGTGTGGACGCTGCCAAGATTCACCCTTCAAGGAGGAAGCCTGGGCCCTGCTAGTGGATGAGAGCCCGCAGAAGGCTTTGGATGCTGACCCCAGTAGCCTCAAGCAGGCTTTGGATGATCAGAACATTGTTGAGACTGTTCTGGACTTGGAAGAGGACTACAACTTGATGACCTCTTTCAAATACCAAATAGAGTGA